The genomic region gcattttaggtgtttgatgaaatgttcagctgacgagtttctcaGTCGGACTTTGTGGTTTCACAGGTcattaaattaaataattttagcatttacgttcactaaatacctaaaacatatcattaaaatgtttcgtttaaacaaacccgtggtttcaAGGGTCATTTAACTAGTAtaattttatattgagattttaaatCTCCGACCAAACTTCAGCTAACATTTGTGTCAAATCCTATATATGGGCCGGACCAAATAGGCCCAACTACAAATATATATGGGCCGGACCAAAATAAATGTAATATACAAAAAAATCATCTTCCTGTTTCATCTCTTTCTTTTTTCGGTTGTTGTTCATCGGTAATGGAGTCGTCACCAAACCCTTGTTCTTCAGCAACACCTAATCCCTTCACCTTCATTAACCACCATTTCCTCCGTCTACGCGCTCACATCACCACGCGCCTTGATGAAACGCGCCGTGAAATCACCAAAAATATCTTCCAATTTCATAATCTACACAATAAACATCACTCATTACCTTTTGCTTCATTATCACACCAGCCACAAGAGCACACCGGAAAACATGTGTTTGATTTAGCCTTAAGCTCTGCTAATGTCTCTAAAACACTCGCCGGAACGGAATTGTACACCGTCAGTAATTCCGATAATGAATTCGTTTTGATTTCTGATCCTAATGGACTTAAATCAATCGGATTGCTCTGTTTTCGTCAAGAAGACGCTGAAGCATTTCTAGCTCAGGTACCATTAGTCTTCatggtatatatattttattagttgTAATCAAGCAATTAACGAACTACTCAGCTTCAGTATACAGTATTCGAGCTCGAAAAAACAAAAATAACTTCTTCACTAATTCTACCAGTCTTAGTTTATATTAGCTAACAATGTATATATGTAATTATGTGAATGTGAATTGCAGGTTAGATTGAGGAAAGGAGAATTAAGAGGGAGGGCTAAAGTTGTACCAATTTCACTTGACCAGGTGATTGTTTTTATAATTTAGGGTTTTGAAGTTATAATTGAAGAAATGTACTCAGTTTAAGGTTTGTATATGTGTTGCTATAACTGCATATGTTAGGGTAATTGACTGCATTGAGTCACTGACTAACTGTTTATATCAGCTAATAACATGATATGATGAAACTCTGTGTCTCTGTTGCATTTGGTTTTACGTTTTTGTTATTTTTATGTGTAGGTTTATATGTTGAAGGTTGAGGGGATTGCATTTCGATTTTTGCCTGATCCTGTTCAACTTAAGAATGCAATGGAGGTTGGTGGTTTCATGATTATGAAGTTTTTAGTGAGTAGTTACATAACAGAAACGGAGTTAACCGTTAACATCCTCTCTGTTTTCTATTAGTAGTTTTCTGTAACATTTTACGTGGAGCTGACAGGTCCTTAGGAATctacttttgaaaatttaatcaaaACGTTTTAAATGAAATTATTGATGTTATTGACAAATAATTCAATATGATCAGCCAGTTTTTACTGTATTTCATGAATAAGTCATCTTTTGGAGATTATGGTCAATATACAATGGTAGATAGTAAGCATTACTAATCTGTATATTTGTATTTAGTTTGCTACCGATTTTGATATTGGTGTGTAATTGTAAGTAATTCTTGATGTCTTGCTTATAGCTGAAGGCTTCTGCTACCAATAGTGGGTTCGATGGAGTCCCTGTTTTCCAGGTATGACAAGTTACTTTCtttagatataatataaatataaatttaacaaTGACTCATCGCTGGTGGACGTTACACAAACCGTAGCTTCTGTACTTAATAAAATAAGCTCTTCAAAAGAGTTCAAATTTAATGCAAACACTGAAATCCAGCCAAGTAGCCAACTTTGTAACTACACAAAAATGGGTTACTAATGTTGGAGACGAGTAAAGATCTAGCAACTGTTTTGCAAAATCAATGGGCAATTTTATATCCTTGTAGAAATGTTCCTGTAATGGGATGTTTTTGTATAATAACTTGGTTTTTGTAACTTTAGAACGTGAAAAGATTGGGACTTGGGATATAGTAAATATAAATAGTTGCTTTCAGATTTTTATTGCTTCTCACAATATACTTATCGTTGGTTCTTTTGTTTCTTTGAGCAGTCTGATCTCCTGGTTATAAAGAAGAAAAACAAACGCTATTGTCCTATATATTTTCGAAAGGTTTGTGTTTTTTAACTTTTTTACATCCAGATATAGGTAATATTTATTCGTAATTATAACTTAAATCATGCTTGTTACAAAAACAGGAGGATATCGAGAAAGAATTATTAATGGTACCACGAGGACCTAGAGGACAAGGGGTTTCGCAACAtattatggtataaaagttttatAAACTTTTTTGTATCTCATATCTCTTAACTCATATACTTTAATTGGATGTCAATTGATATTTTCAAGAAGCTCAatatgttggaaatttagtgtaattttgggttttaatctacacttgtaaatgggtttggaggtacggagtgtacacccattaagtgatagattacccggacccaaaagtggttttccattatttactatcatgacttggtctacctgaaatttgactaagtgttttcagtactaagttttcttagtaagttgaaatttggctaagtgttttgtgctggttgttctgcattgctggtccttgtactggttgttctgcattgctggtccttgtgctggttgttctgcattgctggtccctgtgctggttgttctgcgcagctggtccctgtgctggttgttctgtgcagctggtccctgtgctggttgttctgcgcagctggtccctgtgctggttgttctgcgcagctggtcctgtttgctggttcctctgcgctgctggtcctgtatgctgacttttgcgctgctggtcctgtatgctgacttttgcgctgctggtcctgtttgctgatttttgcgctgctggtccttttgcagtgctggttcttaagagacagcagtaagaaaacacttaacacaattttgagtgattacggaagaattattcttgcacccacttttgctttagtggttgaaggaataatacttgtttattataaagtgatcactcatgctttgatagttgtaaaatataatatttgtttattgtaaaagtaacaacttttactttaatgatggaagtgataatatttgtttatagaaatattcttcctgtaacctcttttgaatattatagaagatacttttattaatcaatcggccaattgattttaataaaagactctttcatgattaagggtgtatataaatatattaaccaatatgcatgagaaaaacacacaagttacgaacaccaaaatattcttctgcaaaaggaattcttgtttctgccaaaacaagaatttaatctctgtcttatcccaaagtgatattcgtgtaacccaggctataagggtcgaataattactttcggaaagtgataccacgattcagtgatttatccggctatcgattattttaccctacacgaaagaatttaataaaacctccaacaatcgaaagtaattatttgttataatcgatggcggctacgatgaaacacatgacggcgaatttctccaaacttgataagtttgagggaattgattttaggagatggcaaaagaagatgcacttctttctgagcagcatgagtgtggtgtacgtactcagcacaccaattcctgaagatcatggtgatgatgccactattgaacaaattcgaaaaaggtgcaagtgggagaacgatgactacatcgctagaggtttaatcctcaatggtatggctgattccctttttgatatttacctaaatgttgaatcttctaaagaactatgggactgtttagaaaccaagtatatgtctgaggatgcttctagtaaaaagttccttgtgagtaattttaataattacaagatggtcgattctagaccggtcttggaacaatacaatgagctcattcgtatacttggtcaattcacacaacataagatgaacatggatgagtctattcaagtctcaagcataattgataaactacctccatcttggaaagaatttaaacattctttgaaacataagaaggaggagttaactcttgttgagttgggtagtcatctgcgtattgaggaatccctcaggttgcaggataatgacaagccaaagagcaacgaagttgctggtacgtctgttgtcaatatggtggaacataaaaagttcactagtaataatgacaaaaagggcaaacgtaaacatcaaggttataacaaggctaatccgaacaagaagtctaaattgacttgttggaagtgtggtaaaactggacacatgaaaaaggattgcaaggttatttttggtaataataatgccaaaggatctagcacaagcggttcgggaaatggtttagacaaccacaactcgaaaggtcagaatatatttaataattcaaatgagaattattatgtttcatatatatctgaggcttattttgtgcaggatgatgatgtcgcgtggtgggttgactcgggagccaccacccatgtatgcaaggatagattttggttcaagacttacgagtccgtgactgatggatcaattcttcatatgggaaatgagtcaacagcctctgttcatggacgtggaagtgtggatttgtgttttagttctggaaaaactatttgtttgtttgatgttttgcatgtaccacaaataagaaaaaatttggtttccagtagtgtgttaaattgttgtggttataaacaagtgattgaatctgataagtttgttttgtcaaaacatggtatgtttgttggttttggttatttatgcaatagaatgtttagacttaacattaatcacttgaatgttaattttgcttttatatctacttctagcataaataattctacactttggcatgctagactaggacatatacactttaaaagaatgcaagatatgtctaaagatggattaataccggcttttgacatgaacaatgaaaagtgtaaaacgtgtatgttaacaaagatcactaagaaaccatttcaaaatgtacatcgtgatactgaaattttggaattaatacatagtgatttatgtgatttgcatgctactcctactttagggaacaagaaatattttgtgacttttattgatgacgcttctagattttgctatgtttatttgttacatactaaggatgaagcattagataaatttaaaatatttaaaactgaagtagaattacaacaaaaggctttgattaaaagacttagaacagataggggaggtgaatacattaaccaatcgtatttccaatccgttggtattatccatgagaccacagctccttatactccacaacaaaatggtatatctgaaaggaagaatagggtccttaaggaaatggttaattccatgttatcctattcgggtttaagtgaaggattttggggggaagctatgttaacagcttgttatttgcttaatagagttcctaacaaaagaaacaaaattacaccttatgaactttggaataaaaggaaacctaacttgaattatcttcgggtatggggctgtagggcggttgtaagactacctgatcccaagaagaaaagtttaggtgaaagaggtatagattgcatatttgttggatatgttgaacattccaaggcatataggttctatgtaatagagcctaatgagtttgtctcaatcaattctgtgattgattcaagggatgcaatctttgatgaaaatcgattttcatctatacctagaccaaaggatatgattccaagtaacaatggaatcaataaggattgtaatgatgaagtctctgaaaaggctgttgatcagtcacttgagcttcggaaaagtaaaagaaaaaggaaacctaaatcatttggaccagattttcaactatacttagttgaaggttctagggatgatgtttctacccaatattcgtattgtttcaatgttgatgatgatcctaaaacatatgatgaagcaatgaggtctcaggatgttgcattctggaaagaggcaattaatgatgagatagattctatcatgggcaataacacttgggtgttagctgatctacctcctggttgcaaacctttgggttgcaaatggattttcaaaaagaagatgaaggtggatggaactattgaaaagttcaaggcaaggttagtcattcaaggctttagacaaaagtctggaattgactattttgatacttatgctcccgtggcacgtatcactaccattagactgctgattgctttggctacgattcacaatctagttattcaccagatggatgtgaagacagcattcttgaatggtgaattggatgaggaggtttatatgaaccaacctcagggctttgtcatgccaggaaatgaaggcaaggtgtgcaaacttgtgaaatccttatatggtttgaaacaagcacctaagcaatggcatcaaaagtttgatgaagtgattttatctagtggttttaaattaaaccaagcagataaatgtgtatatagtaaatttgatgattctggtaaaggagttataatttgtctatatgttgatgacatgttaatctttgggactgaccaaagtcaggttgatttaacaaaagaatttttgtcatcaaaattctccatgaaagatatgggggaggctgacgttatccttggcattaggatcaaacgtgaaagcaaaggaatttcgatttgtcaatctcattatattgagaaggtgttgaaaaagttcaattgctttgaatgtaatcctgtgagtacccctgttgatccaagtgagaagcttatgcctaatcaaggtgaagctgtatcacaacttgagtattctcaggtgattggctgtttgatgtacgccatgacttgtacaaggccggatattgcttttgctgtgggaaaactgagtagatatactagtaatcctagtactcatcactggcaagcaattaggcgggtactgaagtacttgaagaaaactatggactatagtttatcttataatgggtttccttcggtaatagaaggatattctgatgcgagttggataaccaatattgaagatcattcttcaacgagtggttgggtgttcttgcttgggggaggtgctatttcatgggcttctaagaagcagacatgtattaccaactcaacgatggaatctgagtttgttgctttagctgctgctggtaaagaagcagaatggcttagaaacttgatccatgagataccattatggcctaaacctatagcacccatgtctatccattgtgatagtgctgcgacattggcaaaggcttatagccagatgtacaatggaaagtctagacacttaggtgtcagacatagcatgattcgtgaactcatcatgaatggggtgatttctatagtgttcgtgaggtcacaacagaatttagctgatcacttgacgaagggattggcaagagacttggtgaacaagtctgctgtggggatgggtttaaagtccacataaatttctaattataagatacccaattcccttctgatgaaaattagaagttgaattcaatgtggaaggcttatacttagaaatttggagtacaaaaattttgtatcatcccaaggtaatgtatgtactcggacctgctgaaggtgaggttgaagtctagcttcttaatagttcatttgaaaaagtgcatgagcaggtgcatgactgaaatgaactacctatgtgaatgtgaagttttgccgcttcaacaaagcttggacttttgctttagatacattcatgaaaggatatggacacatggcttgtaaagtgtcaggatagctttagagtatttgaaaacttatgtgtatgttattttcagctattcaaatgggttgaagggttcaattcttagaacaccccgattctcgaatatttggaatgtgtaatgtactaaggtgaaaattcaatcttcaagatattttcatttatgcatgagttttgttttaatttgtttaattctcatgaaacgaattgcactaaattggggaggattgttggaaatttagtgtaattttgggttttaatctacacttgtaaatgggtttggaggtacggagtgtacacccattaagtgatagattacccggacccaaaagtggttttccattatttactatcatgacttggtctacctgaaatttgactaagtgttttcagtactaagttttcttagtaagttgaaatttggctaagtgttttgtgctggttgttctgcattgctggtccttgtactggttgttctgcattgctggtccttgtgctggttgttctgcattgctggtccctgtgctggttgttctgcgcagctggtccctgtgctggttgttctgtgcagctggtccctgtgctggttgttctgcgcagctggtccctgtgctggttgttctgcgcagctggtcctgtttgctggttcctctgcgctgctggtcctgtatgctgacttttgcgctgctggtcctgtatgctgacttttgcgctgctggtcctgtttgctgatttttgcgctgctggtccttttgcagtgctggttcttaagagacagcagtaagaaaacacttaacacaattttgagtgattacggaagaattattcttgcacccacttttgctttagtggttgaaggaataatacttgtttattataaagtgatcactcatgctttgatagttgtaaaatataatatttgtttattgtaaaagtaacaacttttactttaatgatggaagtgataatatttgtttatagaaatattcttcctgtaacctcttttgaatattatagaagatacttttattaatcaatcggccaattgattttaataaaagactctttcatgattaagggtgtatataaatatattaaccaatatgcatgagaaaaacacacaagttacgaacaccaaaatattcttctgcaaaaggaattcttgtttctgccaaaacaagaatttaatctctgtcttatcccaaagtgatattcgtgtaacccaggctataagggtcgaataattactttcggaaagtgataccacgattcagtgatttatccggctatcgattattttaccctacacgaaagaatttaataaaacctccaacacaATATACTTCATTTAAGCTCTTTTTAGTACTGATAAAGTGATAATGCTGTTTCTAATCCCTACGCAGGTGGGAAGTTTGGAAGATGTTTTGAAAAAAATGGAGGTAACAAACTTATGTAATTATTGTGCCCAAATGTTGTTGCTATATAATATGATTATGTTACTAATTACtaatactatattatatatatgccTTGGGTGACAGATGAGTGAAAAAAATTCTGGTTGGGAAGATCTGATTTTCATTCCCCCTGGTAAAAGTCACTCCCAACACTTGCAGGAAGTTGTAAACGCATAGAAGGCTCGATTTATAAAATGTCGTATCAAACGTAACCCCAAATATATCATTATTGAGTCCTTTCAAAAAACAGGTAAATCTAGTCCCTAGTTTTGTTGTCATGTTATGTCAATCTATTCGGCGGTTGTTAAAGAAACGATCGGGTGCATTTTACAGTTTTTGACAATGAGTAAAAAATGCCCAAACATGTAACTGAATGATGCCAACTTACATGTATGGAAATCTTACATTTTTCTTCAGGATTGTGTTACGGGTTACCAATTACGGTTTTCGGAAAGATGAGATTACCAGAAATTTTTTTATATTTGCAAATTTGGATTAGTTATTGTTGTATGGAAAACATAGCAGTTGAATTGAGACTAAATGACCAGAACTGTGTAGTTTGCTTGTGTTTATTAAATTTTGATTACAGATGTATGAAAGCGTTTATGGAAAGGTCGTGGTCTTTAGTTGGTATCAAATATATTGTTACGGAGTACTTTGTTAGGTTTGTCAATCGGACTGATTAAAGTCTGAATCAATATGGTTGAGAAATGTGTATATCAACTAGATATTTGGATCTATATTGTAGTAAATTCTTATTTTTGTtgaagatttttttataaatttactaattttttttgaaaagcaagtagaATTATATTAATCACGAAAGGTTACAATGGTAGCGCGTATGCTTACGACCAATCACGAAGAACTAAACAATATAAACGATACAAACAATACACGAAATTGCAAAGGTTGCAATATAAATAACTAAGGATTATTAAACCAAGAGTGCCAATCCATCTTATGTTTTTTGTGCCTTCTCGAGATCCAATCGAAGGATAGAGATTGAATTTCCATTAACAACGAGGGAATCGAAGGatagagtggtgtttggtttgttaccggTGGTTGGCCCCTTGCTTGCGCAACAACGCCCACCTGGCATGCCTTTcgtgtttctgtttctgttttcaaGGCCCCttggctctatttattgaggcaacaccaagcgtcgattaagtggcgtcttgactgccgcttagagcctaaattgattttcaggcagacttttaaacccatgaaaatctgattctaccattttcatggcgtctttattttatttttattttcttttttatttttaattttcttttctttttttttatccTTTTTTCCCCCATACTATTTCttagtttttatttaaaaaaaaa from Rutidosis leptorrhynchoides isolate AG116_Rl617_1_P2 chromosome 9, CSIRO_AGI_Rlap_v1, whole genome shotgun sequence harbors:
- the LOC139866498 gene encoding protein TIC 22, chloroplastic, yielding MESSPNPCSSATPNPFTFINHHFLRLRAHITTRLDETRREITKNIFQFHNLHNKHHSLPFASLSHQPQEHTGKHVFDLALSSANVSKTLAGTELYTVSNSDNEFVLISDPNGLKSIGLLCFRQEDAEAFLAQVRLRKGELRGRAKVVPISLDQVYMLKVEGIAFRFLPDPVQLKNAMELKASATNSGFDGVPVFQSDLLVIKKKNKRYCPIYFRKEDIEKELLMVPRGPRGQGVSQHIMVGSLEDVLKKMEMSEKNSGWEDLIFIPPGKSHSQHLQEVVNA